A genomic segment from Paramixta manurensis encodes:
- the dprA gene encoding DNA-protecting protein DprA: MIAMEIWLRLSAIKGFGGQRVLDAAQALLKRAVVDREALNAAGLDEPQVSQFLACPGAVLERTWRWLETPGHHCLTADSAAYPEQLRNIASFPALLFVNGDPQALSRPQIAVVGSRDCTHYGRQWGSWFAETLALSGLTITSGLARGIDGVAHRAALAVNGHTVAVLGSGLQQLYPARHKALAREIVDNGGAVVSEFPLDLPPFAHNFPRRNRIISGLSLGVLVVEASLNSGSLVTARHAIEQNRDVYALPGALGNTGSEGGHWLIQQGALLVAHPNNILEQVHSGLNWLPFLPQDAIYSSDKVDVPLPFAEVLANVGDEVTPVDVVAERAGQPVPAIVVKLLELELAGWIAAVPGGYVRLRRACHVRRTNVLI; encoded by the coding sequence ATGATAGCCATGGAGATTTGGTTGCGCCTTAGCGCGATAAAAGGCTTTGGTGGTCAACGTGTTCTGGATGCCGCACAAGCATTGCTGAAACGGGCGGTGGTTGACAGAGAGGCATTAAACGCTGCCGGGTTGGACGAGCCTCAGGTCAGCCAGTTTCTAGCGTGTCCCGGTGCCGTGTTGGAAAGGACGTGGCGCTGGCTGGAAACGCCAGGACACCATTGCTTAACCGCAGATAGCGCGGCGTATCCTGAGCAGCTCCGCAATATTGCGAGCTTTCCTGCTTTACTGTTTGTTAATGGCGATCCGCAAGCGCTGAGCAGGCCGCAGATTGCCGTGGTGGGTAGCCGTGATTGCACTCACTATGGCCGTCAGTGGGGGAGTTGGTTTGCCGAAACGTTGGCACTCAGCGGTCTAACGATTACCAGTGGTCTGGCGCGAGGTATTGATGGCGTAGCGCATCGTGCGGCGTTGGCGGTGAACGGTCATACCGTGGCGGTATTAGGAAGCGGTTTACAGCAGCTTTATCCGGCACGGCATAAAGCATTGGCGCGAGAGATTGTTGATAACGGTGGTGCGGTGGTTTCCGAGTTTCCTCTGGATTTACCGCCTTTTGCGCATAATTTTCCGCGCCGTAACCGGATCATTAGCGGTTTGAGTTTAGGTGTGCTGGTGGTAGAAGCATCATTAAACAGTGGCTCGCTGGTTACCGCGCGGCATGCCATTGAGCAAAATCGGGATGTTTATGCATTGCCTGGCGCATTGGGCAATACCGGTAGTGAAGGCGGACATTGGTTGATTCAGCAGGGCGCATTATTGGTCGCGCATCCGAATAATATCCTCGAACAGGTACATAGCGGGCTTAACTGGCTACCTTTTTTGCCACAGGACGCAATATATTCGTCAGACAAAGTGGATGTTCCATTGCCATTTGCTGAGGTGTTGGCTAACGTAGGAGATGAGGTTACACCTGTTGACGTCGTCGCTGAACGTGCCGGCCAACCTGTGCCAGCCATCGTAGTGAAACTGCTTGAGCTGGAGTTAGCAGGATGGATCGCAGCTGTACCCGGCGGCTATGTCCGATTGAGGAGGGCATGCCATGTTCGACGTACTAATGTACTTATTTGA
- the smg gene encoding DUF494 family protein Smg: MFDVLMYLFETYIHSEAEMRVDQDKLTDDLTDAGFHREDIYNALNWLEKLADYQDGLVAPILLATDPLSMRIYTEEECQRLDASCRGFILFLEQIQVLNLETREMVIERIMALDTLEFDLDDLKWVVLMVLFNIPGCENAYQQMEELLFDANEGMLH; the protein is encoded by the coding sequence ATGTTCGACGTACTAATGTACTTATTTGAAACCTATATCCACAGCGAAGCAGAGATGCGCGTTGATCAGGATAAGTTGACAGATGATTTAACTGATGCGGGTTTTCATCGCGAAGATATTTATAATGCGTTGAACTGGTTGGAAAAACTGGCGGATTATCAGGACGGCCTCGTGGCGCCGATTCTTTTGGCGACCGATCCGCTCTCGATGCGTATCTACACCGAGGAAGAGTGCCAGCGCCTTGATGCGAGCTGTCGCGGTTTTATTTTGTTCCTGGAGCAAATTCAGGTGCTTAATCTGGAAACGCGAGAGATGGTTATTGAGCGAATTATGGCGTTGGATACGCTTGAGTTTGACCTGGACGATCTCAAATGGGTGGTGCTGATGGTGTTGTTCAACATCCCGGGATGTGAAAACGCTTATCAGCAAATGGAAGAACTTCTTTTTGACGCCAATGAGGGAATGCTGCACTGA
- a CDS encoding DNA topoisomerase family protein — protein MTKTALFAARKHEPCPQCGAELVIRSGKHGPFLGCSEYPACDFVRPLKPQADGHVVKVLDGQLCPACQSELVLRQGRYGMFIGCSHYPECEYTDVIDRPDETSLVCPQCRQGKLVQRRSRFGKTFHSCERYPDCQFAVNFTPIEGQCEYCHFPLLIEKKTAQGLKRFCASKACGKAVMTGTRSE, from the coding sequence ATGACTAAAACAGCGCTCTTCGCTGCGCGAAAACATGAACCCTGCCCCCAATGCGGGGCAGAATTAGTTATTCGTTCTGGCAAACATGGTCCTTTTCTGGGCTGTTCCGAGTATCCTGCATGTGACTTTGTACGCCCGTTAAAACCGCAGGCGGACGGCCATGTTGTTAAAGTATTAGACGGGCAGCTTTGTCCCGCATGTCAGTCGGAACTGGTGCTCCGTCAGGGGCGCTACGGGATGTTTATTGGCTGTAGCCATTACCCTGAATGTGAATATACCGACGTTATCGATCGCCCTGATGAAACGTCATTAGTTTGCCCGCAATGTCGGCAGGGCAAACTGGTTCAGCGTCGATCGCGGTTTGGTAAAACCTTCCACTCTTGCGAGCGCTATCCGGATTGCCAGTTTGCGGTTAACTTTACGCCGATAGAGGGGCAGTGCGAATATTGCCACTTCCCACTGTTAATAGAAAAGAAAACGGCACAAGGATTAAAACGTTTTTGTGCCAGCAAAGCATGCGGTAAAGCCGTGATGACAGGAACGCGTAGTGAATAA
- the tsaC gene encoding L-threonylcarbamoyladenylate synthase type 1 TsaC, producing MNKEVTGTLPFCVEKLRQNAVIAYPTEAVFGLGCDPDDENAVMRLLALKQRPVEKGLILIAADYQQLEPYVSDRELSVEQRERMFARWPGPVTWVLPATPQTPRWLTGRFDSLAVRVSDHPGVQALCRAFGKPLVSTSANLTGLPPCRTVDEVLQQFGADFPVMKGETGGRDNPSEIRDVISGELIRQG from the coding sequence GTGAATAAAGAAGTGACTGGAACACTCCCCTTTTGCGTTGAAAAACTCCGCCAAAATGCTGTGATCGCTTATCCCACGGAGGCGGTGTTTGGCTTGGGGTGCGACCCGGATGATGAAAACGCCGTGATGCGTTTACTGGCTCTAAAACAACGTCCGGTGGAGAAGGGGTTAATTTTAATTGCCGCTGATTATCAACAATTAGAACCCTACGTTTCTGATCGAGAGCTATCTGTTGAACAGCGCGAGCGTATGTTTGCACGATGGCCTGGGCCAGTAACGTGGGTGCTACCCGCGACGCCGCAAACACCGCGTTGGCTAACCGGGCGTTTTGATTCATTAGCGGTACGTGTTAGCGATCATCCTGGTGTTCAGGCGTTGTGTCGCGCTTTTGGTAAGCCGCTGGTTTCAACCAGCGCCAACTTAACCGGGCTGCCACCCTGCCGCACTGTTGATGAGGTGTTACAGCAGTTTGGCGCGGATTTTCCGGTAATGAAGGGTGAAACCGGTGGAAGGGATAATCCTTCTGAGATTCGTGATGTTATTAGCGGCGAGTTAATTCGACAGGGGTAA
- the aroE gene encoding shikimate dehydrogenase, translated as METFVVFGNPINHSKSPLIHQMFAEQTGIEHPYGRVCPAVDGFGAALSAFFKAGGQGANVTLPFKQQAFELADRLTERAALAGAVNTLKKESDGRLLGDNTDGIGLLSDLERLEMVKPTDKILLVGAGGAARGAILPLLSFGCSITITNRTLSKAEQLATVFQHSGSVQALAGENLAGHAFDLIINATSSGVGGEIPALPTELISTSTRCYDMFYQAGRTPFLQWCLQQGAQSVADGLGMLVGQAAHAFWLWHGVMPEVDPVIVRLKRELAS; from the coding sequence ATGGAAACGTTTGTTGTATTTGGCAATCCCATCAATCACAGCAAATCACCGCTGATCCACCAAATGTTCGCTGAACAAACCGGTATCGAACATCCTTATGGTCGAGTTTGTCCTGCTGTTGATGGTTTCGGCGCAGCATTGAGCGCATTTTTCAAGGCTGGCGGGCAAGGGGCGAATGTCACGCTTCCCTTTAAGCAGCAGGCGTTTGAGCTGGCCGATCGGCTGACTGAGCGGGCGGCGTTGGCGGGTGCGGTAAACACACTGAAGAAAGAGTCGGATGGGCGTTTATTGGGTGATAATACCGATGGGATCGGTTTATTGAGTGATCTTGAACGCCTGGAAATGGTTAAACCTACCGATAAGATTTTATTGGTAGGTGCTGGTGGCGCCGCGCGTGGCGCGATTTTACCGCTCCTCTCGTTTGGTTGTTCGATTACCATTACCAATCGTACGCTGAGCAAAGCGGAACAACTGGCCACGGTCTTTCAGCATTCCGGCAGCGTGCAGGCATTGGCCGGTGAAAACCTGGCTGGGCATGCTTTTGATTTGATCATTAACGCGACTTCTAGCGGTGTGGGCGGTGAAATACCGGCTTTGCCTACCGAGCTTATTTCAACCAGTACGCGTTGCTACGATATGTTTTATCAGGCAGGTCGCACTCCGTTCCTACAGTGGTGCCTGCAACAAGGGGCGCAAAGTGTCGCCGATGGTTTAGGTATGCTGGTAGGACAAGCGGCACATGCTTTTTGGCTATGGCATGGTGTAATGCCAGAGGTGGATCCTGTGATTGTGCGCCTTAAACGTGAGCTGGCGTCATGA
- a CDS encoding DUF1488 domain-containing protein: MNQAIQFPDQESWDEQRQAVCFPALVNGVILTCAISREGLCRHYGSDAAPLSLFNAHRWDIEEQAERLIAQQQEDDQGWVWLS, encoded by the coding sequence ATGAATCAGGCGATTCAGTTCCCTGACCAGGAGAGTTGGGATGAGCAACGGCAAGCGGTGTGTTTCCCTGCGCTGGTTAATGGCGTCATTTTGACCTGTGCCATTTCCCGCGAAGGTTTGTGCCGCCACTATGGCAGCGATGCCGCGCCATTAAGCCTTTTTAACGCGCATCGCTGGGATATTGAAGAACAGGCTGAGCGGTTGATCGCACAACAGCAGGAAGACGATCAGGGCTGGGTTTGGCTTTCCTGA
- a CDS encoding gamma carbonic anhydrase family protein, with amino-acid sequence MSAVLRPFKHYYPQQGERVMLDASSVVVGDVTLSDDVGIWPLVVIRGDVNKVLIGKRSNIQDGSVLHVTHKSASQPEGFPLIIGEDVTVGHKAMLHGCTIGNRVLVGMGSILLDGAIIEDDVMIGAGSLVPPGKRLQSGYLYVGSPVKQIRPLSEQEIAALLYSANNYVGWKDDYLAQESQTQP; translated from the coding sequence ATGTCTGCAGTTTTAAGGCCGTTTAAACACTATTACCCCCAACAAGGCGAACGCGTGATGTTGGATGCCAGCAGCGTCGTGGTGGGCGACGTCACGTTATCGGATGATGTAGGTATCTGGCCACTGGTGGTAATCCGTGGCGACGTCAACAAAGTGCTGATCGGAAAGCGCTCCAATATTCAGGACGGCAGCGTCCTACATGTCACACATAAATCGGCCTCACAACCGGAAGGTTTCCCTCTCATCATTGGAGAGGACGTCACCGTGGGACATAAAGCCATGCTGCACGGTTGCACTATTGGAAATAGAGTCTTGGTCGGAATGGGATCTATTTTGCTGGATGGCGCGATTATCGAAGATGATGTGATGATTGGCGCTGGCAGCTTGGTGCCGCCGGGAAAACGTCTGCAAAGCGGCTATCTCTATGTGGGCAGCCCGGTTAAACAGATCCGCCCACTGAGCGAGCAAGAAATCGCAGCTTTACTTTACTCCGCCAACAACTATGTCGGCTGGAAAGATGATTATCTGGCTCAGGAAAGCCAAACCCAGCCCTGA
- a CDS encoding amino acid ABC transporter ATP-binding protein, producing the protein MTQTFSHSADAMMITLENVNKWYGQFHVLKDINLNVKPRERIVLCGPSGSGKSTTIRCINHLEEHQQGRIIVDGIHLNDDLRNIEKVRTEVGMVFQHFNLFPHLTVLQNCTLAPTWVRKTPRKEADELAMHYLQRVRIAEHAHKFPGQLSGGQQQRVAIARSLCMKPKIMLFDEPTSALDPEMVKEVLDTMIGLAEDGMTMLCVTHEMGFARTVADRVIFMDRGEIVEQAPPQEFFANPKSERTRAFLSQVIH; encoded by the coding sequence ATGACACAAACTTTCTCTCATTCTGCTGATGCGATGATGATCACTCTCGAAAATGTAAATAAATGGTATGGGCAGTTTCATGTTTTAAAAGACATTAATCTGAACGTAAAGCCACGCGAGCGTATTGTTCTGTGCGGCCCCTCAGGTTCAGGGAAATCGACGACCATTCGGTGCATTAATCATCTGGAAGAGCATCAGCAGGGTAGGATTATCGTCGATGGTATCCATCTCAATGACGACTTGCGGAATATTGAAAAGGTCCGGACGGAAGTGGGGATGGTTTTCCAACATTTTAATCTGTTCCCGCATTTGACCGTTTTACAGAATTGTACGCTGGCGCCAACGTGGGTACGCAAGACGCCCCGGAAGGAAGCAGATGAGTTAGCAATGCATTATCTCCAGCGGGTGCGGATTGCGGAACATGCTCATAAGTTTCCAGGGCAGCTATCGGGCGGGCAGCAGCAGCGTGTAGCCATTGCGCGTTCGTTGTGTATGAAGCCCAAAATTATGTTGTTTGATGAGCCAACGTCGGCATTGGATCCGGAAATGGTCAAAGAGGTGTTGGATACGATGATTGGCCTGGCAGAAGATGGCATGACCATGTTGTGCGTTACCCATGAAATGGGCTTTGCACGTACCGTGGCCGATCGGGTGATTTTTATGGATCGCGGTGAAATCGTAGAGCAAGCGCCGCCGCAAGAGTTCTTTGCTAACCCTAAATCAGAACGTACGCGCGCTTTTCTATCACAAGTGATTCATTGA